The following coding sequences are from one Heptranchias perlo isolate sHepPer1 chromosome 13, sHepPer1.hap1, whole genome shotgun sequence window:
- the nrros gene encoding transforming growth factor beta activator LRRC33 isoform X3, which yields MEGAMQKAVCCDPWRTAQWRLRTLNLSGNQVELIQSGAFDHNRILEDLNLKNNRIDLNYLETHLALRTLSALTRLDLSGNRLNEDMTTYIVQNLTTLEYLSLARNFIMRLEPATLHGLVHLRELNLENNYIFEIESGTFEGLRSLTRLNLAHNHIPCIVDFSLYQVKTLNISHNVVELFLARESETEFELETLDLSRNKLLFFPLLPKRNKLKLLLLSDNEMNFYGDLMNDSSAEVHFIQIVGNVTNITSVNLWDEVFSVNLPDLGFLDMSRNSFRYLPHGFFRGMTSLSALQLNQNCLKMFSLMEEEPLFFLQTIDLSQNRLSHLNFSISRLEKLNYFNLSFNKLESVPSDLFAKMPRLVTVDLSHNNVAVCAYPLGNEKRSSNTSCAMLAYIKSLKRLYLSNCELVTLPANAFVGSPLTHLDLSSNTGIRLQASTFQDVAKSLQFLSLRNNGLASNQLDIGLQVTFSNLKTLDLSENCITSLHPALKNLPLKLLDLRKNQLSTLQRDVVQSLLQSLRIVFLSGNAFDCCQLHWWPSLINTKSLIIPDRSEITCNISSKLDHVDSISQSTKISCQVDNTVLKYFLLLLPTVLCILTVCVMVFLSLNSKLLPKYVKAKCGTGTEY from the coding sequence AACCTGAGTGGGAATCAGGTTGAGCTCATTCAGTCTGGGGCCTTTGACCACAACAGGATCCTGGAagatttaaatctaaagaacaacCGGATTGATTTAAATTATCTAGAGACTCATTTGGCACTAAGGACACTCTCAGCTTTAACTAGATTGGACTTATCTGGGAATAGACTTAATGAAGACATGACGACTTACATCGTGCAAAATCTGACCACTCTGGAATATCTCTCTCTGGCCAGAAATTTCATCATGAGATTGGAACCTGCTACACTCCACGGTCTTGTCCATCTGCGAGAATTAAACTTAGAGAACAATTATATCTTCGAAATTGAAAGTGGGACGTTTGAAGGTTTGAGAAGTCTAACCAGGTTGAACCTTGCTCATAATCACATCCCCTGTATCGTGGATTTCAGTTTATACCAAGTAAAAACATTAAACATCAGCCACAATGTTGTGGAGCTGTTTTTAGCCAGAGAAAGCGAGACTGAATTTGAGCTGGAAACTCTGGACCTATCCCGTAACAAACTGCTATTTTTCCCGCTCTTACCCAAACGCAACAAGCTCAAGTTGCTGTTACTCTCGGACAACGAGATGAATTTTTATGGTGATCTGATGAATGATTCATCTGCTGAGGTCCACTTCATCCAAATCGTTGGAAACGTGACCAACATCACCTCTGTGAATCTTTGGGACGAGGTGTTTTCCGTAAACCTGCCAGACCTGGGGTTTCTGGATATGAGCCGCAATTCATTTCGATATCTTCCTCACGGATTCTTCCGAGGAATGACATCATTATCAGCTCTACAACTCAACCAGAACTGTCTAAAGATGTTCTCTCTAATGGAGGAGGAGCCTCTCTTCTTTCTTCAGACCATTGATCTCAGTCAAAACCGATTGTCCCATCTAAATTTCAGTATTAGTAGGCTGGAGAAGCTTAACTATTTTAATCTCAGCTTCAACAAATTGGAATCTGTGCCTTCAGACCTCTTTGCTAAGATGCCTCGGCTTGTAACAGTGGATCTCAGTCACAATAATGTCGCTGTTTGTGCCTACCCTTTAGGAAATGAGAAAAGGTCTTCAAACACAAGTTGTGCTATGTTAGCGTATATCAAATCATTGAAACGTCTTTATCTGTCCAATTGTGAACTGGTGACTCTACCAGCCAATGCTTTTGTTGGCTCACCATTAACCCATCTAGATTTATCATCCAATACTGGAATCAGATTGCAGGCAAGCACATTTCAAGATGTGGCCAAATCGTTGCAATTCTTATCTCTCAGAAACAATGGCTTAGCTTCCAATCAGTTAGATATTGGCCTACAAGTGACTTTCAGCAACCTCAAGACCTTGGACTTGTCTGAAAATTGCATAACAAGTCTTCATCCAGCACTGAAAAACCTTCCCCtaaaattgctggatttacgTAAGAACCAGTTGTCTACTCTTCAGCGGGATGTGGTGCAGAGTCTTTTGCAGAGTCTTCGGATTGTGTTCCTGAGTGGCAATGCCTTCGACTGTTGCCAGCTGCACTGGTGGCCCTCCCTGATCAATACCAAATCATTGATTATTCCCGATCGATCTGAGATCACTTGCAACATTTCTTCCAAACTGGACCATGTTGATAGTATTTCCCAGTCCACCAAAATCAGCTGCCAAGTCGACAACactgttttaaaatatttcttgcTGTTGTTGCCAACAGTTTTGTGTATTCTCACCGTCTGCGTGATGGTTTTCCTCTCTTTAAATTCCAAGTTGTTGCCTAAGTATGTGAAAGCCAAATGCGGAACGGGAACCGAGTATTAG